A genomic window from Silene latifolia isolate original U9 population chromosome Y, ASM4854445v1, whole genome shotgun sequence includes:
- the LOC141628569 gene encoding uncharacterized protein LOC141628569, whose product MCANERIGLAVKDSEMIPFQNTMAACDLQDIKTTGAFFTWTNKQPSATRVFSRIDRVLVNDSWLQVWLDYYAHFALEGSFDHCFCVVEGSTNSMVRRKPFKFFNMWSKVADFHYVVDKGWQIYYAGSPMFKLVQKLKSLKPLLKELNRSLFSDIEKNAEIAYKFLLGCQKKLHLDPGNTSLMDMEYQARESYLMLSIAKDDFLRQKAKAFVKYFEQLLGSNSPTFQFYPHVVEQGPSILSSWTK is encoded by the exons ATGTGTGCTAATGAAAGAATTGGCCTTGCTGTTAAGGATAGTGAAATGATTCCTTTTCAAAATACTATGGCAGCTTGTGATTTACAGGATATTAAAACCACTGGAGCCTTTTTCACTTGGACTAATAAACAACCTAGTGCTACTAGAGTGTTTAGTAGAATTGATAGGGTTTTAGTGAATGATAGCTGGCTGCAGGTTTGGCTTGACTATTATGCCCACTTTGCTCTTGAAGGGAGCTTTGATCATTGCTTTTGTGTTGTTGAGGGGTCTACAAATTCCATGGTTAGGAGGAAACCTTTTAAATTTTTCAATATGTGGAGTAAAGTTGCTGATTTTCATTATGTGGTTGATAAAGGATGGCAAATTTATTATGCTGGTTCACCAATGTTCAAGTTGGTTCAGAAGCTTAAATCTCTGAAACCTTTGCTTAAAGAGCTAAATAGAAGCCTGTTTTCAGACATTGAGAAGAATGCTGAGATTGCCTATAAATTCTTACTGGGGTGTCAAAAAAAGCTTCATCTAGATCCTGGTAACACAAGCTTAATGGATATGGAGTATCAAGCTAGAGAGAGTTACCTTATGCTTTCCATTGCAAAAGATGACTTTTTAAGACAAAAAGCCAAG GCGTTTGTGAAGTACTTTGAGCAGCTCCTTGGGTCAAATTCTCCTACTTTTCAATTCTATCCACATGTTGTTGAACAAGGACCTTCaattctatcttcatggaccaaatga